The Mangifera indica cultivar Alphonso chromosome 8, CATAS_Mindica_2.1, whole genome shotgun sequence genome has a window encoding:
- the LOC123222983 gene encoding transcription factor JUNGBRUNNEN 1-like isoform X2, producing MEVAKISTLSGNNNNDEEVMLPGFRFHPTDAELVGFYLRRKVEKKPISIDIIKQIDIYKYDPWDIPRVSAASGDHKEWYFFCIRGRKYRNSIRPNRVTGSGFWKATGIDKPVLSVKEPYDCIGLKKSLVYYRGRAGKGTKTDWMMHEFRLPPNTKNVKDIAHQEQEAEVWTLCRIFKRAPSFKKYTPVFKQNVPTNSGSKTCSLESETSNEQYMCFGNSVFQLQNERKPPVAFINHVDERNHLFMNQFDCAAQSAVSTVASYSSFWNPRGDDLFTYGNWDELRSVVELATDPSHLYYDCK from the exons ATGGAGGTGGCAAAAATAAGTACGTTGTCAGGTAACAATAACAACGATGAAGAAGTTATGCTTCCAGGGTTTCGGTTTCATCCTACAGATGCAGAGCTTGTTGGATTTTACTTGCGACGAAAAGTGGAGAAGAAGCCTATCAGTATTGATATTATCAAGCAGATAGATATCTACAAATACGATCCATGGGATATTCCAA GAGTTAGCGCGGCTAGTGGTGATCACAAGGAGTGGTACTTCTTCTGCATAAGAGGAAGGAAATACAGGAACAGCATTAGGCCAAATAGAGTGACAGGATCTGGATTTTGGAAAGCCACGGGCATTGACAAGCCCGTTCTTTCAGTTAAAGAACCCTACGATTGCATTGGCCTCAAGAAATCTTTAGTTTACTATCGAGGTAGAGCTGGGAAAGGCACCAAAACTGATTGGATGATGCATGAGTTTCGTCTACCACCAAATACCAAAAATGTCAAGGACATTGCCCACCAAGAACAAGAAGCT GAAGTCTGGACACTATGCAGAATTTTCAAACGAGCCCCATCGTTCAAAAAGTACACACCAGTTTTCAAACAAAACGTCCCAACTAATTCAGGTTCAAAAACATGCAGCTTGGAATCTGAAACCAGCAATGAGCAATACATGTGCTTTGGAAATTCAGTCTTTCAACTACAGAACGAAAGGAAACCACCAGTTGCCTTTATCAACCATGTTGATGAAAGAAACCATCTGTTTATGAATCAGTTTGATTGTGCAGCACAATCTGCAGTTAGTACTGTAGCCTCGTACTCGAGCTTTTGGAATCCAAGAGGAGatgatttatttacatatggAAACTGGGATGAGCTACGATCGGTGGTTGAGTTAGCAACTGACCCATCTCACTTATATTATGACTGTAAATAA
- the LOC123224137 gene encoding switch-associated protein 70-like isoform X1, producing MTSTNGASTRVEDPENSLEKIKRQLTSGSGRHLLQGPLLKRSETLRKWNERWMILDPTTGKMEYKTRRNEPTVKGIVTFDENSTITVSPVNFHGLPKYNGCCFCIYIGTPQKKDYFLCAETPGATRAWVATLHAAQLVLKAHKEAVNSLSGNGPARLGTVATVVAAANSTAMECSKEIEAAMQISLRNALGMVTNRITDGPMDDLTIMKETLLVKDEELQNLARDLRARDSTIRDIADKLSETAEAAEAAAAAALTMDEQRKIACAEIERITKDSSKQLEMSMSKLKEYEEKFMALSKERDQLIKQRDSAFQEAHLWRSELAKARERAVILEAAVVRGEEKVRVAEADAEAQIKEAAQKEAAALKSKEELLVYVSMLQAQLQRQQIDTKQVFEEKTESSNIGNSEPMTKDVDLSDENVDKACLSVSRAVAVPGESVVHMAVNQANIRPIGDGEWSDIQATEARIADVREVASETEGSSLDIPVVSSPVNSHHEQEANSFHQP from the exons ATGACTTCTACTAATGGTGCTTCTACG CGAGTTGAGGATCCTGAGAACAGTTTAGAGAAGATCAAACGGCAGCTGACTTCTGGGTCTGGTCGCCACTTGTTGCAGGGACCACTTCTTAAACGATCCGAAACT TTGAGGAAATGGAACGAGAGGTGGATGATTCTGGACCCAACTACTGGGAAAATGGAGTACAA GACAAGGAGAAATGAACCAACCGTCAAGGGAATAGTTACATTTGATGAAAACAGCACAATCACAGTGTCTCCTGTGAACTTCCA TGGACTTCCCAAGTACAATGGCTGTTGTTTCTGTATCT ATATTGGGACTCCACAGAAAAAAGATTACTTCCTTTGTGCTGAGACTCCTGGTGCAACTAGAGCCTGGGTTGCGACGTTACA TGCGGCACAATTGGTCCTGAAAGCCCACAAAGAGGCTGTCAACTCCTTAAGCGGAAATGGCCCTGCAAGGTTAGGAACAGTCGCAACAGTTGTTGCTGCTGCCAATTCAACAGCGATGGAATGTTCTAAAGAAATTGAAGCTGCAATGCAGATTTCCTTGAGAAATGCTCTTGGAATGGTGACAAATAGAATTACTGATGGTCCTATGGATGACCTCACCATTATGAAG GAGACGCTACTAGTCAAGGATGAGGAACTACAAAATTTAGCTAGGGACCTTCGTGCTCGTGATTCAACAATAAGAGATATAGCTGATAAATTATCTGAGACTGCTGAAGCAGCTGAGGCTGCAGCAGCTGCAGCTCTTACAATGGATGAACAGAGGAAAATTGCTTGTGCAGAAATTGAGCGTATAACAAAAGATTCTTCAAAGCAATTGGAGATGTCCATGTCGAAG CTGAAAGAGTATGAAGAAAAATTCATGGCTCTAAGTAAAGAAAGAGATCAATTGATTAAGCAGAGAGACTCTGCTTTTCAAGAAGCACATCTATGGCGTTCTGAGCTTGCAAAAGCTAGGGAGCGTGCTGTGATTTTGGAAGCAGCTGTTGTGAGAGGAGAGGAGAAGGTCAGGGTTGCTGAAGCAGATGCTGAAGCTCAAATAAAGGAGGCTGCTCAAAAAGAGGCAGCTGCTTTAAAAAGCAAGGAAGAGCTTCTAGTGTATGTGAGTATGCTACAGGCACAACTTCAAAG ACAGCAGATTGACACAAAACAAGTTTTTGAGGAGAAAACGGAGTCCTCAAATATTGGTAACTCCGAACCAATGACAAAGGATGTAGATTTGTCAGATGAAAATGTGGATAAAGCTTGTCTAAGTGTGTCTAGAGCAGTCGCAGTTCCAGGGGAGAGTGTTGTCCACATGGCAGTCAATCAGGCCAACATCCGGCCTATTGGTGATGGAGAGTGGAGCGACATTCAGGCAACAGAGGCAAGGATAGCTGATGTTAGAGAAGTCGCCTCAGAGACCGAAGGAAGCAGTCTAGATATTCCAGTTGTTAGCTCACCTGTTAATAGTCACCATGAGCAAGAAGCCAATTCTTTTCATCAGCcttga
- the LOC123223011 gene encoding protein JASON-like isoform X2, translating into MIFEQLNRQILSICTSVSRAMGCLFGCFRIKDDRSRIPHSTIPTYTAVVSKNRLSALFLSEEKEDSRNQGYQRVGSPHIEKGLTDEAKFLKACGTLPETPAEIRKASEKFRGSASHDKDSEPSKFHSWLPNTSIKTLQLDRQSDQRPIPTKLFEGWGMESASSPSSCISDVQNSDRISIISNEGSGAGSASLAERAHATQNENITTSLSPWVSGTNVQDNNKSVRFECDIDVSSSKGSSSGYFSQNSKHESTGNESVSKPSPNPTPLKVSDDMQTPGTVFPTSLKSLANGKARIRSQYVYSVSNPVENASQWKALKTADSDSHQLSGQLRESLEQSEDFTPIPNQGTQETSIGIELKVEASLSAWLKPPSSSLKKDNKNLGVAIQNRYFRGTPSDRPIIGMVAAHWNEETPQVQPRWWDGNGIPNSTNKYKEDQKVSWHATPFEERLEKALSEESFISQRKNINQRPTVLDENEESDTALSQLRPSPLSKSAVSY; encoded by the exons ATGATATTTGAACAGTTAAATCGTCAAATTCTTAGCATTTGCACATCCGTGTCTAGAGCCATGGGCTGTCTTTTTGGTTGCTTTCGCATTAAAGACGATCGTTCTCGTATCCCTCATTCTACCATCCCTACATACACt GCAGTGGTTTCGAAGAATCGTTTGTCCGCTCTATTTTTATCCGAAG agaaagaagattcACGGAATCAGGGATATCAGCGTGTTGGATCTCCCCATATAGAGAAGGGGCTAACGGATGAG GCCAAGTTTCTTAAAGCTTGTGGTACTTTACCTGAGACTCCAGCTGAAATCAGGAAAGCATCAGAGAAATTTAGAGGTTCAGCTTCTCATGATAAAGATTCAGAACCCTCAAAGTTCCATTCATGGCTTCCTAATACATCCATCAAGACACTTCAGCTGGACAGACAATCTGATCAGCGCCCTATTCCCACAAAACTTTTTGAAGGGTGGGGAATGGAATCAGCTTCTTCACCAAGCAG CTGTATATCAGATGTACAAAACTCCGATAGGATCTCTATCATCTCTAATGAAGGAAGTGGTGCAGGAAGTGCTAGTTTGGCAGAGAGGGCACATGCCACTCAGAATGAAAACATTACAACATCTCTTTCACCCTGGGTTTCAGGCACAAATGTCCAGGACAATAACAAATCTGTTCGTTTTGAATGTGATATTGACGTATCTTCCTCTAAAGGGTCTTCGTCTGGGTATTTTAGCCAAAATTCCAAACATGAATCTACAGGCAATGAGAGTGTGTCAAAGCCTTCACCAAATCCAACCCCATTAAAGGTGTCTGATGATATGCAAACACCTGGGACTGTATTTCCTACAAGTCTTAAAAGTTTAGCTAATGGGAAGGCTCGGATCCGTTCTCAGTACGTATACTCAGTTTCAAACCCAGTGGAGAATGCTTCTCAGTGGAAGGCACTGAAGACAGCTGATTCTGACTCTCATCAACTATCAGGTCAGTTGAGAGAATCGCTTGAACAGTCGGaagattttacccctatcccAAACCAGGGGACACAAGAAACTTCTATAGGCATAGAGTTGAAGGTGGAAGCAAGCTTGTCTGCTTGGCTGAAGCCACCCTCATCCTCTCTTAAAAAGGACAATAAAAATCTTGGAGTCGCCATTCAAAACCGTTATTTTCGTGGAACACCATCGGATAGGCCTATCATTGGGATGGTTGCTGCTCACTGGAATGAGGAGACTCCTCAAGTTCAGCCAAGGTGGTGGGATGGAAATGGCATTCCAAATTCAACTAATAAATACAAGGAG GATCAGAAAGTTAGTTGGCATGCAACACCATTTGAGGAGAGGTTAGAAAAGGCGTTGTCTGAAGAGAGTTTCATCTCTCAAAG AAAGAATATAAATCAGAGACCGACGGTTTTGGATGAGAACGAAGAAAGTGATACTGCTCTTTCACAGTTGCGGCCATCCCCACTTTCCAAGTCGGCTGTTTCATActga
- the LOC123222983 gene encoding transcription factor JUNGBRUNNEN 1-like isoform X1, giving the protein MEVAKISTLSGNNNNDEEVMLPGFRFHPTDAELVGFYLRRKVEKKPISIDIIKQIDIYKYDPWDIPRVSAASGDHKEWYFFCIRGRKYRNSIRPNRVTGSGFWKATGIDKPVLSVKEPYDCIGLKKSLVYYRGRAGKGTKTDWMMHEFRLPPNTKNVKDIAHQEQEAQEVWTLCRIFKRAPSFKKYTPVFKQNVPTNSGSKTCSLESETSNEQYMCFGNSVFQLQNERKPPVAFINHVDERNHLFMNQFDCAAQSAVSTVASYSSFWNPRGDDLFTYGNWDELRSVVELATDPSHLYYDCK; this is encoded by the exons ATGGAGGTGGCAAAAATAAGTACGTTGTCAGGTAACAATAACAACGATGAAGAAGTTATGCTTCCAGGGTTTCGGTTTCATCCTACAGATGCAGAGCTTGTTGGATTTTACTTGCGACGAAAAGTGGAGAAGAAGCCTATCAGTATTGATATTATCAAGCAGATAGATATCTACAAATACGATCCATGGGATATTCCAA GAGTTAGCGCGGCTAGTGGTGATCACAAGGAGTGGTACTTCTTCTGCATAAGAGGAAGGAAATACAGGAACAGCATTAGGCCAAATAGAGTGACAGGATCTGGATTTTGGAAAGCCACGGGCATTGACAAGCCCGTTCTTTCAGTTAAAGAACCCTACGATTGCATTGGCCTCAAGAAATCTTTAGTTTACTATCGAGGTAGAGCTGGGAAAGGCACCAAAACTGATTGGATGATGCATGAGTTTCGTCTACCACCAAATACCAAAAATGTCAAGGACATTGCCCACCAAGAACAAGAAGCT CAGGAAGTCTGGACACTATGCAGAATTTTCAAACGAGCCCCATCGTTCAAAAAGTACACACCAGTTTTCAAACAAAACGTCCCAACTAATTCAGGTTCAAAAACATGCAGCTTGGAATCTGAAACCAGCAATGAGCAATACATGTGCTTTGGAAATTCAGTCTTTCAACTACAGAACGAAAGGAAACCACCAGTTGCCTTTATCAACCATGTTGATGAAAGAAACCATCTGTTTATGAATCAGTTTGATTGTGCAGCACAATCTGCAGTTAGTACTGTAGCCTCGTACTCGAGCTTTTGGAATCCAAGAGGAGatgatttatttacatatggAAACTGGGATGAGCTACGATCGGTGGTTGAGTTAGCAACTGACCCATCTCACTTATATTATGACTGTAAATAA
- the LOC123224137 gene encoding switch-associated protein 70-like isoform X2, with translation MTSTNGASTRVEDPENSLEKIKRQLTSGSGRHLLQGPLLKRSETLRKWNERWMILDPTTGKMEYKTRRNEPTVKGIVTFDENSTITVSPVNFHGLPKYNGCCFYIGTPQKKDYFLCAETPGATRAWVATLHAAQLVLKAHKEAVNSLSGNGPARLGTVATVVAAANSTAMECSKEIEAAMQISLRNALGMVTNRITDGPMDDLTIMKETLLVKDEELQNLARDLRARDSTIRDIADKLSETAEAAEAAAAAALTMDEQRKIACAEIERITKDSSKQLEMSMSKLKEYEEKFMALSKERDQLIKQRDSAFQEAHLWRSELAKARERAVILEAAVVRGEEKVRVAEADAEAQIKEAAQKEAAALKSKEELLVYVSMLQAQLQRQQIDTKQVFEEKTESSNIGNSEPMTKDVDLSDENVDKACLSVSRAVAVPGESVVHMAVNQANIRPIGDGEWSDIQATEARIADVREVASETEGSSLDIPVVSSPVNSHHEQEANSFHQP, from the exons ATGACTTCTACTAATGGTGCTTCTACG CGAGTTGAGGATCCTGAGAACAGTTTAGAGAAGATCAAACGGCAGCTGACTTCTGGGTCTGGTCGCCACTTGTTGCAGGGACCACTTCTTAAACGATCCGAAACT TTGAGGAAATGGAACGAGAGGTGGATGATTCTGGACCCAACTACTGGGAAAATGGAGTACAA GACAAGGAGAAATGAACCAACCGTCAAGGGAATAGTTACATTTGATGAAAACAGCACAATCACAGTGTCTCCTGTGAACTTCCA TGGACTTCCCAAGTACAATGGCTGTTGTTTCT ATATTGGGACTCCACAGAAAAAAGATTACTTCCTTTGTGCTGAGACTCCTGGTGCAACTAGAGCCTGGGTTGCGACGTTACA TGCGGCACAATTGGTCCTGAAAGCCCACAAAGAGGCTGTCAACTCCTTAAGCGGAAATGGCCCTGCAAGGTTAGGAACAGTCGCAACAGTTGTTGCTGCTGCCAATTCAACAGCGATGGAATGTTCTAAAGAAATTGAAGCTGCAATGCAGATTTCCTTGAGAAATGCTCTTGGAATGGTGACAAATAGAATTACTGATGGTCCTATGGATGACCTCACCATTATGAAG GAGACGCTACTAGTCAAGGATGAGGAACTACAAAATTTAGCTAGGGACCTTCGTGCTCGTGATTCAACAATAAGAGATATAGCTGATAAATTATCTGAGACTGCTGAAGCAGCTGAGGCTGCAGCAGCTGCAGCTCTTACAATGGATGAACAGAGGAAAATTGCTTGTGCAGAAATTGAGCGTATAACAAAAGATTCTTCAAAGCAATTGGAGATGTCCATGTCGAAG CTGAAAGAGTATGAAGAAAAATTCATGGCTCTAAGTAAAGAAAGAGATCAATTGATTAAGCAGAGAGACTCTGCTTTTCAAGAAGCACATCTATGGCGTTCTGAGCTTGCAAAAGCTAGGGAGCGTGCTGTGATTTTGGAAGCAGCTGTTGTGAGAGGAGAGGAGAAGGTCAGGGTTGCTGAAGCAGATGCTGAAGCTCAAATAAAGGAGGCTGCTCAAAAAGAGGCAGCTGCTTTAAAAAGCAAGGAAGAGCTTCTAGTGTATGTGAGTATGCTACAGGCACAACTTCAAAG ACAGCAGATTGACACAAAACAAGTTTTTGAGGAGAAAACGGAGTCCTCAAATATTGGTAACTCCGAACCAATGACAAAGGATGTAGATTTGTCAGATGAAAATGTGGATAAAGCTTGTCTAAGTGTGTCTAGAGCAGTCGCAGTTCCAGGGGAGAGTGTTGTCCACATGGCAGTCAATCAGGCCAACATCCGGCCTATTGGTGATGGAGAGTGGAGCGACATTCAGGCAACAGAGGCAAGGATAGCTGATGTTAGAGAAGTCGCCTCAGAGACCGAAGGAAGCAGTCTAGATATTCCAGTTGTTAGCTCACCTGTTAATAGTCACCATGAGCAAGAAGCCAATTCTTTTCATCAGCcttga
- the LOC123223011 gene encoding protein JASON-like isoform X3 translates to MIFEQLNRQILSICTSVSRAMGCLFGCFRIKDDRSRIPHSTIPTYTKAVVSKNRLSALFLSEDSRNQGYQRVGSPHIEKGLTDEAKFLKACGTLPETPAEIRKASEKFRGSASHDKDSEPSKFHSWLPNTSIKTLQLDRQSDQRPIPTKLFEGWGMESASSPSSCISDVQNSDRISIISNEGSGAGSASLAERAHATQNENITTSLSPWVSGTNVQDNNKSVRFECDIDVSSSKGSSSGYFSQNSKHESTGNESVSKPSPNPTPLKVSDDMQTPGTVFPTSLKSLANGKARIRSQYVYSVSNPVENASQWKALKTADSDSHQLSGQLRESLEQSEDFTPIPNQGTQETSIGIELKVEASLSAWLKPPSSSLKKDNKNLGVAIQNRYFRGTPSDRPIIGMVAAHWNEETPQVQPRWWDGNGIPNSTNKYKEDQKVSWHATPFEERLEKALSEESFISQRKNINQRPTVLDENEESDTALSQLRPSPLSKSAVSY, encoded by the exons ATGATATTTGAACAGTTAAATCGTCAAATTCTTAGCATTTGCACATCCGTGTCTAGAGCCATGGGCTGTCTTTTTGGTTGCTTTCGCATTAAAGACGATCGTTCTCGTATCCCTCATTCTACCATCCCTACATACACt AAGGCAGTGGTTTCGAAGAATCGTTTGTCCGCTCTATTTTTATCCGAAG attcACGGAATCAGGGATATCAGCGTGTTGGATCTCCCCATATAGAGAAGGGGCTAACGGATGAG GCCAAGTTTCTTAAAGCTTGTGGTACTTTACCTGAGACTCCAGCTGAAATCAGGAAAGCATCAGAGAAATTTAGAGGTTCAGCTTCTCATGATAAAGATTCAGAACCCTCAAAGTTCCATTCATGGCTTCCTAATACATCCATCAAGACACTTCAGCTGGACAGACAATCTGATCAGCGCCCTATTCCCACAAAACTTTTTGAAGGGTGGGGAATGGAATCAGCTTCTTCACCAAGCAG CTGTATATCAGATGTACAAAACTCCGATAGGATCTCTATCATCTCTAATGAAGGAAGTGGTGCAGGAAGTGCTAGTTTGGCAGAGAGGGCACATGCCACTCAGAATGAAAACATTACAACATCTCTTTCACCCTGGGTTTCAGGCACAAATGTCCAGGACAATAACAAATCTGTTCGTTTTGAATGTGATATTGACGTATCTTCCTCTAAAGGGTCTTCGTCTGGGTATTTTAGCCAAAATTCCAAACATGAATCTACAGGCAATGAGAGTGTGTCAAAGCCTTCACCAAATCCAACCCCATTAAAGGTGTCTGATGATATGCAAACACCTGGGACTGTATTTCCTACAAGTCTTAAAAGTTTAGCTAATGGGAAGGCTCGGATCCGTTCTCAGTACGTATACTCAGTTTCAAACCCAGTGGAGAATGCTTCTCAGTGGAAGGCACTGAAGACAGCTGATTCTGACTCTCATCAACTATCAGGTCAGTTGAGAGAATCGCTTGAACAGTCGGaagattttacccctatcccAAACCAGGGGACACAAGAAACTTCTATAGGCATAGAGTTGAAGGTGGAAGCAAGCTTGTCTGCTTGGCTGAAGCCACCCTCATCCTCTCTTAAAAAGGACAATAAAAATCTTGGAGTCGCCATTCAAAACCGTTATTTTCGTGGAACACCATCGGATAGGCCTATCATTGGGATGGTTGCTGCTCACTGGAATGAGGAGACTCCTCAAGTTCAGCCAAGGTGGTGGGATGGAAATGGCATTCCAAATTCAACTAATAAATACAAGGAG GATCAGAAAGTTAGTTGGCATGCAACACCATTTGAGGAGAGGTTAGAAAAGGCGTTGTCTGAAGAGAGTTTCATCTCTCAAAG AAAGAATATAAATCAGAGACCGACGGTTTTGGATGAGAACGAAGAAAGTGATACTGCTCTTTCACAGTTGCGGCCATCCCCACTTTCCAAGTCGGCTGTTTCATActga
- the LOC123223011 gene encoding protein JASON-like isoform X1: MIFEQLNRQILSICTSVSRAMGCLFGCFRIKDDRSRIPHSTIPTYTKAVVSKNRLSALFLSEEKEDSRNQGYQRVGSPHIEKGLTDEAKFLKACGTLPETPAEIRKASEKFRGSASHDKDSEPSKFHSWLPNTSIKTLQLDRQSDQRPIPTKLFEGWGMESASSPSSCISDVQNSDRISIISNEGSGAGSASLAERAHATQNENITTSLSPWVSGTNVQDNNKSVRFECDIDVSSSKGSSSGYFSQNSKHESTGNESVSKPSPNPTPLKVSDDMQTPGTVFPTSLKSLANGKARIRSQYVYSVSNPVENASQWKALKTADSDSHQLSGQLRESLEQSEDFTPIPNQGTQETSIGIELKVEASLSAWLKPPSSSLKKDNKNLGVAIQNRYFRGTPSDRPIIGMVAAHWNEETPQVQPRWWDGNGIPNSTNKYKEDQKVSWHATPFEERLEKALSEESFISQRKNINQRPTVLDENEESDTALSQLRPSPLSKSAVSY, from the exons ATGATATTTGAACAGTTAAATCGTCAAATTCTTAGCATTTGCACATCCGTGTCTAGAGCCATGGGCTGTCTTTTTGGTTGCTTTCGCATTAAAGACGATCGTTCTCGTATCCCTCATTCTACCATCCCTACATACACt AAGGCAGTGGTTTCGAAGAATCGTTTGTCCGCTCTATTTTTATCCGAAG agaaagaagattcACGGAATCAGGGATATCAGCGTGTTGGATCTCCCCATATAGAGAAGGGGCTAACGGATGAG GCCAAGTTTCTTAAAGCTTGTGGTACTTTACCTGAGACTCCAGCTGAAATCAGGAAAGCATCAGAGAAATTTAGAGGTTCAGCTTCTCATGATAAAGATTCAGAACCCTCAAAGTTCCATTCATGGCTTCCTAATACATCCATCAAGACACTTCAGCTGGACAGACAATCTGATCAGCGCCCTATTCCCACAAAACTTTTTGAAGGGTGGGGAATGGAATCAGCTTCTTCACCAAGCAG CTGTATATCAGATGTACAAAACTCCGATAGGATCTCTATCATCTCTAATGAAGGAAGTGGTGCAGGAAGTGCTAGTTTGGCAGAGAGGGCACATGCCACTCAGAATGAAAACATTACAACATCTCTTTCACCCTGGGTTTCAGGCACAAATGTCCAGGACAATAACAAATCTGTTCGTTTTGAATGTGATATTGACGTATCTTCCTCTAAAGGGTCTTCGTCTGGGTATTTTAGCCAAAATTCCAAACATGAATCTACAGGCAATGAGAGTGTGTCAAAGCCTTCACCAAATCCAACCCCATTAAAGGTGTCTGATGATATGCAAACACCTGGGACTGTATTTCCTACAAGTCTTAAAAGTTTAGCTAATGGGAAGGCTCGGATCCGTTCTCAGTACGTATACTCAGTTTCAAACCCAGTGGAGAATGCTTCTCAGTGGAAGGCACTGAAGACAGCTGATTCTGACTCTCATCAACTATCAGGTCAGTTGAGAGAATCGCTTGAACAGTCGGaagattttacccctatcccAAACCAGGGGACACAAGAAACTTCTATAGGCATAGAGTTGAAGGTGGAAGCAAGCTTGTCTGCTTGGCTGAAGCCACCCTCATCCTCTCTTAAAAAGGACAATAAAAATCTTGGAGTCGCCATTCAAAACCGTTATTTTCGTGGAACACCATCGGATAGGCCTATCATTGGGATGGTTGCTGCTCACTGGAATGAGGAGACTCCTCAAGTTCAGCCAAGGTGGTGGGATGGAAATGGCATTCCAAATTCAACTAATAAATACAAGGAG GATCAGAAAGTTAGTTGGCATGCAACACCATTTGAGGAGAGGTTAGAAAAGGCGTTGTCTGAAGAGAGTTTCATCTCTCAAAG AAAGAATATAAATCAGAGACCGACGGTTTTGGATGAGAACGAAGAAAGTGATACTGCTCTTTCACAGTTGCGGCCATCCCCACTTTCCAAGTCGGCTGTTTCATActga